A DNA window from Zingiber officinale cultivar Zhangliang chromosome 3A, Zo_v1.1, whole genome shotgun sequence contains the following coding sequences:
- the LOC122053496 gene encoding laccase-25-like — translation MTCGSRILLFAVALLCALLAADSAVVERTFHVRNLTVSRLCERRVITAVNGKLPGPTIRVREGDTLLVHVVNLSPYDITIHWHGVFQKQSGWADGPNMITQCPIRPGGSYTYRFNVSGQEGTLWWHAHTSFLRATVHGALIIRPRNHSFPFRQPHRQVPILLGEWWNADVGDLEKQAFLTGGGIVNISNAFTINGKPGHLYTRCKNHTYKLEVVAGKTYLLRIINSAVNSELFFKIAGHAFTVVAVDASYTKPYDTDVVVIAPGQTVDALMVTDAPFARYYMASQPYFSSLNGPPSFDSTTATAIVRYADADDVPPQMPRMPAFNDTPTAHRFYTNLTGLRRPGEPAVPLEAEEHMFVTVGLGVLACEPTQVVCNRSRGTLGASMNNVSFRFPTSMSLLEAHFSGFHEAEYQPDFPDHPPAMFDFTNNSLNTDPRLAPLLRTQRGTKVKKVKYNATVEMVLQNTAFVGTENHPLHLHGFNFFVLAQGFGNYNATTARSRYNLVDPQVRNTIGVPAGGWAVIRFVANNPGVWIMHCHLEQHVPLGLATVFVVEDGTTPDSILPPPPPDFPAC, via the exons ATGACCTGCGGCAGCCGAATCCTGCTGTTCGCCGTTGCTCTTCTTTGTGCTCTGCTCGCAGCAGATTCAGCAGTCGTGGAGCGCACTTTCCAT GTCAGAAACTTGACCGTCAGCCGGCTGTGCGAGAGGAGGGTCATTACCGCAGTGAACGGGAAGCTGCCCGGCCCGACAATCCGGGTCAGGGAAGGCGACACGCTGCTCGTGCACGTCGTCAACCTCTCGCCCTACGACATAACCATCCACTG GCACGGAGTATTCCAGAAGCAGAGCGGGTGGGCGGACGGACCGAACATGATCACGCAGTGCCCGATACGACCCGGCGGCAGCTACACCTACAGGTTCAACGTGAGCGGGCAGGAAGGCACGCTGTGGTGGCACGCCCACACCTCTTTCCTCCGCGCCACCGTCCACGGCGCCCTCATCATCCGCCCCAGAAACCACTCCTTCCCCTTCCGCCAGCCGCACCGGCAAGTCCCCATACTGCTCG GCGAGTGGTGGAACGCCGACGTGGGAGACTTGGAAAAGCAGGCCTTCTTGACCGGCGGCGGCATCGTCAACATTTCCAATGCCTTCACTATCAATGGCAAGCCCGGCCACTTGTACACCCGCTGCAAGAATC ATACGTACAAACTTGAGGTGGTTGCCGGAAAGACCTACCTACTTCGCATCATCAACTCCGCAGTCAACAGTgagctcttcttcaagatcgccGGCCACGCCTTCACCGTGGTCGCCGTCGACGCCAGCTATACCAAGCCCTACGACACCGACGTGGTGGTGATCGCGCCTGGCCAAACGGTCGACGCGTTGATGGTCACGGACGCTCCCTTTGCTCGCTACTACATGGCCTCTCAGCCCTACTTCAGCTCTCTCAACGGCCCTCCCAGCTTCGACAGCACCACGGCCACGGCCATCGTGCGCTACGCCGACGCCGACGACGTGCCTCCGCAGATGCCACGTATGCCGGCGTTCAACGACACCCCCACCGCCCACCGGTTCTACACCAACTTAACCGGCCTTCGGAGGCCAGGGGAACCCGCCGTCCCCCTGGAGGCGGAGGAGCACATGTTCGTGACCGTCGGTCTGGGGGTGCTGGCCTGCGAGCCAACACAGGTGGTGTGCAACAGGAGCCGAGGCACGCTTGGCGCCAGCATGAACAACGTCTCTTTCCGGTTCCCCACCTCCATGTCGCTTCTGGAAGCGCACTTCAGTGGCTTCCACGAAGCAGAGTACCAACCAGACTTCCCCGACCACCCTCCGGCGATGTTCGACTTCACGAACAACAGCTTGAACACTGATCCCCGCCTCGCCCCGCTCCTCCGCACGCAGAGGGGAACCAAAGTGAAGAAAGTGAAGTACAACGCGACGGTGGAGATGGTGCTGCAGAACACCGCCTTTGTCGGCACAGAGAACCACCCCCTGCACCTTCACGGCTTCAACTTCTTCGTGCTCGCGCAAGGCTTCGGAAATTACAATGCCACGACGGCGAGAAGTCGATACAACTTGGTGGATCCGCAAGTGAGGAATACAATCGGTGTACCTGCCGGCGGATGGGCTGTCATTCGATTTGTGGCCAACAATCCAG GAGTGTGGATTATGCACTGCCATTTGGAGCAACACGTGCCATTAGGTTTAGCAACAGTTTTTGTAGTAGAAGATGGAACCACGCCGGACTCAATtcttcctccacctcctcccGACTTCCCTGCGTGTTAA